In Sphaeramia orbicularis chromosome 9, fSphaOr1.1, whole genome shotgun sequence, the sequence TGATGCAATATTAGCAGGATCTTGCTGATGCTCTACTGTACTTTAGAAAGGAAGTGAAATTAAAAGCCTCATGTTGCAGAGTCATCACAGGATAGTTTTCTTTTCCTAACAGCTCATCTCAGTTTGtaccatttttcttttaataggtAACTACTTTAAATAATTATTCCTGAAACTTTGCTCATTTAATGCAATATGTCTAAACAGGTGTGAAAAATGTGTTATAGCATCTTTTTGTTCTGTGTTCTAAACGATTACTAAGGGTACCCATGTTTTAAAAATGACAGTTGTAACAGTGGCCTTATCTATCAAATGTGAACAAATTTTAGCATGAACTTTCCTGCTCATTTTCAACTATCATTCAATTACtggttggttttatttattttttatgtgactGACtgccatctatattataaaagggatgtGGACTCAGTGTGTCTTGGGTAttgcacaaaatccagaaagaactgactgctgcagtttggcattgaGACTAGCAttgagactagtgaaaacggcaagttgataggaccagtattttgggagatattaataattttggaatacagtagccttatagAGAGCCTTacttgcccagaatcatagaattatcagtaaagtgggttacctagcaacagataaacaatagggccaagTTGCCGtggtgtcagatttcatgtgcagaaatagGCAttccagctgagaggttattcaactgaaaatgctagTGGAATTTACGaagaaagtaaaagaatgaactggatcagagcatctagaacccgtggttccccacagatCAACGTGCTAGAGATAAATAATTTCCATGATTAATATAGTCAAATTAGTAACTAAAACAAATATTATGAGGTGATCACAGCTTAATCTTCTAAACAGTGGTGAGAAAAGGAATATAAACCCTTTGGGGTCAGCCTGTTATCTACATGATTTCAAAATAAATTTTGATCTGATCTGCAGCTTTGTCACAAGTGTAGACAAACACAATATTCTTAACCTAATACCACACAAACAATTataatatttcatgtctttattgAACACAGCTATTAAACATTCATGGTGCTGCTGGAAAATGATGCTCACACCAGTGACATAGATGTAGATCATCAGAAaaccaattcatgcagaaaacaatACATTTTCAGAGGGTTCACAAGCTTTATCTTGTGTCCATGTGCGTTAACTATAACATACTCTCTTATATGGATATCAAATAAGTGTATTTAGTTGGATCCTGTTTGATTCCCTTTAAtcagtaaaacaaacagaatataCTTATACTGATATATCCGTTTTGAAAGTTTAATGAAATACTTTAATTGCAAATTGATTTAACGACCCAAATAAAATCTCATGCGACCTCTCTGTGGGCCCTGACCCAATCTTTGGGAATGGATGTGTTAGGAGCATGTACAACCAATACCTCTGAGATCATGTATTTTGAAACTGTGTGGTTTATTTGATTTGGGTGTGGTGAGTAACGATAGCTTCATCGTAATAACAGTCTGCACTGATGTGACAGGTAGGTGCATCTGATTACAAATATACCTTGAGTCAACGTGCCTCATTTCCAAACAGCCTGTTATGTAATTGTTTTCCCAGTAGCTCCTCAAAGCTTTATACAGAATGAAACTTGAGCAGGTAATAAATTGGAATCAGACCCAACATTGTGCCCAACATGGTCTGAATTCCATTGTGTGTTATGAAACATGTCTCTGATATTGCTTTATCTGACTATGAAATATGCTGAACAAAGCTGAGTGAAAATCAGATTGACTTACTGGTCCTATTGTGAGCACCAACATGTGTTTTTACATATAAAACTAGTTTTAACAGGGTTTACACAGCCATGAAAAAGtcaaaaactacacatttttctttgGTAAAATCACTGAATTCATTTTGATGTAAAGAAATTCACAAATCAAGACTGTTTACATTAAGGGAAGGAcaaagaggattttttttccttttttttttcttttaatgaggAGAGCTAGTTTTCCTTGTAGCATATTTTCATAAGtttggatctgtttaaatattttGAAAACCTGCCAGTACTGATGTCAAGACACAATTCTGGTTTTCTGATTTAACAGATAACAGATGTCTTCGTCTCTTAAAAAGCCTATTTCCTAATCTTATTATGGTATCTTTTCTTTACACAAATATTAAGGTCAGCAgagattttgagttttttcatctCATATCTTTACATCCATACGTCATAGAGGGAAAGTGTGGATGTGGTATTCATAGCATAATAGTTAAATGCTTGCCTGACTGTAACCTCACACTGTAGCAGAGCTGTGCCTGCCTGCACGATGTTCATAAGAACTTTAAAGGACCATGAAAGTAAACTGACATACACATATGGGTCTCACCAGTTTTACCACATTTTGTGGAGCAAGAATACTTTTGTGTACTGATAACACAAATTAAACCATGCATTACTGGTCAGTTCAGTTTTCCCTGATGCACAAATCCAGTGCCTGATTTGTCCCCAGTGTCGGTAAAATAAAGGCCAACAACAGCCTGCTTTTGGGAATATGTTAAGTGAATGTGATATAATAGAGAATGGAAAAGGTTGCTTTTTAATTTTCAGATGGCAAATAGTTGAGTACAAATCTGTCACTTCATTGAAAAAGTGTGAAGCAGTAGAAATCCTGAAAAATtacaaatatgtacaaaaatgcACATACATGTATGGACATGTGAGCCTCTGCATGTTTGCACAAATGTGAGAGACAAACAGACCATTATGTTTCATATATACTCAAAACTCACCATTTAACTGAAAGGATGCTTTTAGATTAGAGTATGCAGTACCATTGTTTTCATTACTTACGTATTGTGTGCTTTATCAATAAAATGTACTattgaaataatataaaaattttagtgcaaaacacaTGACCATAATAATGTCCAACAAGAAACTGAAATGTGTGACACATTTACTGTCACGTAAAGCAATATATCGATAATAGGCATTATCTGTTTACCAATGTACTTCACAGTATGTGATTTCATAGCCTTTCTTTTCTGTGGATACATGGCAAAACattacaaaaagaagaaaaagcccACCTATATAATGCATTATGTAATACTGTATAATTAGTGTGAACTAAGAGGGGAAGGTGTGAAGGTGACACATGTGATTGGTTAACTTTCAGCCAATTGACGAATGATGAAATCTGAGATAATCTGGTAAGTGACAGAATAGGTGATACAGGAATGTACTGGTGTTCATTGCATCGCCTGCAGTAAACTTCAGTCACATGCTGAGTGTAGAATGAACTGCTGGAGAAAGGCGTCGACAACTTCAGGAGGAGTGTCTCTGATCCACCAATAGCAGAACAGAGCCTGCTCCTTCCTGACATGGCTTTGCATAACGCTGTACAAACTTGGGGACCATGTggtttgaaaatgaatttgacgTATTATCAGgcataaatgaaaacaaagaatGACTCTTTGGTGATGTGGCTCAACAACATGTCTATCCCTTTATCAAGTCAAATTTGGGTTCTTTCCAGTGAAACTTTCTGTGTCATGTGAAAAAGATCAGTTTGATGGGGCACAAGCATGTAAAACTATGTAGGTTAAAATAATATGTGATTTTTTCTTTTGGTGAATTTGGAAGGAAAGATGCTAATTGATGAAACTAGTGAAGATGTATTACTGTAATCTCAAAAGCTGAGCCACAAGAAAAGCAAGAAGCAAAGTTATCCTTTGAAAAACACACTTGCATAATCTCTTGGTACAATGTTTAACTGCCCTTTAAAACTGGAAACTCTTGGAACCTTTTACTGCAGACTAGTTAAGGCAGACAGACTTATGTTGCTGTGATGCTTTATGGATCCTGTGGATTCCATGCTTGCTGGTTGAAACTCATACTGCTTGTttctggtgaaaaaaaaaaaaaaaagccaacaagTCCCTCATGGTTGGAGGTTGGGTAGATCTAAGGGTGACAAATCAAAGAAACCTTTCCTGATTGTtaaatgaaaaaagtcaaatcagGCTAATATCAACAgtagaggaaagaagaagaaaatgtaaatcaTGACGTCTAactttttctgtattattatgtAAAAGTTTGTAATGTAAAGCCTTCAATACCTTTAATTGTTAGGATAATAATGAGTAttgaaactgttttgtcacttgATACTAAATCTCAATACCCAAGAGTAAATGAGTCAGGGTATCTGGCATGTAACTATGActttcatacatttttattttcaggctaTGCTAAGACAACTTTGAGTTGTGGTgaacaagtgtattttttatgATATTGGGATTTTAGTAGTTTATTAAATAGTGTTTACTAGGCCTTGCCTCTAAAAAACTTTATTTGCTTTATGTTTGCTGAAACAATAAACTGTTTAAGGAAAGGGTTTTATATTATTGCTGTTAAATTTCTACCAAATAAAGGAAATGGTAGAAAAACAAGCATTCATCCCTATAAGGAACACATTGTATTCAACACTATTTAAGCTCTGaccttcaaagacctaaacagccaccagctaccaaaagcatctactgatctaaaatgtttaataactatttcagcactaatcctatcaatacattttaatgattcatgtaaaatacagtttctcagcttttcatggtcatcacatatgacccatttggatgttcagaggttccatagttaccatggaaacacagtcatcttctacaacattgattcacccgtaaaaacccatggagtttaataaatgacagtggatggacacacttctttTTATGTTCTTATGTATGTTCTTGATATGTTCTGCTGAAaagttgtttttcagttttctctgttctgatggaataacctatgaatttacctTGACcctttaagaacatctacatgttaagtaaatgaaagaaaataccaaattttcactgaaaaatacaaaatgtctataatattgtaataaatggtggtacATCACTAAGATTTGatgcagagaaaaattaatttagaaatCACCATAGAATTAGTTCTTGATCTTCAAGGGTTGAACAAAATTAAGAGTTTGCAATTTACCTTAAGAAAAGTTTAAGTTTGAGCAAAATGTCCAAAAAGTAGTACCTCGCATGTAAAACTCTGGAATAATTATGCCATCTCAGTAGGAGAAAGTCttctttttaaaatgaaccttggGAATGAGAATCAGGGACAGGCCCTCACAGAAGAAACATGGATTTATACTGCCATCTGCTGAATGCAAGAAAGGAAAACCTTTCAGGTAAGCCCTTATGCATCTGGCTATATTACACTGATTGCATTAAAGTTCATTGAAAATCTTGTTAAAAGACTCATCTTATCTGTTCTTGTATCATGAGTATCATATTTATACAACATATAACATACAGAGACTAAAAACAATCATTCAGTTTATGGCTGTTTAATTCCATTAGTGCCCATCCAGACACATTTGGACAGTAATAAATGGCTTTATGTATAGGTCATTTCATGTTTactcaaaaaatatatattacagtatcaaatataaaaatcttcaatgaccaaaaataaataaaaatactggaaACAATGAAAAACATTTGCCACAAATACACATTGCCATGGCAACTCTCATTAAAATATGAAACTAAAATTCTCACATTTCTAATCATACATGATGAATGGTTCACAGCACTTtacgaaaaaacaaacaaacaaaaaaaaaaacagttaaaaaaaggtgtaaacaataaaaaaacaaaacaggacatGCTGACTGGGAGAAAAAATGTTTACAGTGCTCTCTGAAAGATAACCTCTCCTCTTATGAACAGAAGTACTGAAAAGAATCAAGATGAAATGCCATAAAAGATCATGTCAAGATCTGGTCAAACTTGATATAATGATGTCCTCTGTAACAAAAATGAACGAGGGAATGAGGTAAATGTAAAAGATTGATGAAATATAGTAAACATGAACATGATAGTCTACTCTGAACCGTCACGTCTACTGTAAGATTAGTGCCATCCCTTCACTGAcaagaaataatgataaaaaaatagaCTCAGCTAGTTGTTGTGTCCCCACTGACAGTCACTGTACACATGATCCCAGATGCCTTATTCCTCCATCACTGTCATAgacagcattaattctcattaagAACACAGAACTGCGAGTTAGGTCTTGCTCCACAGGTTTTAAAGTCTTGCCACTTTAGAATACATTCTTCATTTTGAGAGGGTCAGCGTTTGTCTCGTCTCTTGTCCATTTCCTTTTGAATACGAGCCTCTAAAACAGCCCTCATGGCTGAATCCAAGATGTTCTTTTCTGCAACACGTTCCACCACCTTCTCAGGTTTGTCCTCCttcaaaaatcacacaaaatcagAGATGACATCAGGACATGCCATTCATTTAACCACACCATAAAGACAGCCACAAACATTAGCCAAAGGGATGTGCATTAACCTTGTGCACAAGGAAGGAGGTAATGGTACCAGAATCCGCCTGATAGTCAAGCCAGAAGAGTTCAGTTCCTGGGGTCTCAGTTTCTGTACTGGATCCACTCTCATTCCAGTCCTCGGCTTCTGCACTGGCTCCTGACTTTGAACCATCTGGAAGAGCAGAACAAAAGCACAGATTATCTTCACTGCATAAAATGAACATATAGTCACAACACAACCATATAATCACGTTAGAGTTAAATGTTACATTTTCGTCGCGGATGGTAGACTTGAATGTCAGGTCGACGGGGTCGTCTGGGTACTGTTGTGTGTCTCCGCCGCTGGAGCTCTTTGGCTTGCTTCACTTCTTTATCATAGTCATCCCTTGAatagaaaggaaataaaatacttcaatcAAGGCATGGATATCCATAGAAAATTCTCAGATTGTCACCCCTGACCTAGCTAGTCTGTTTGGCTTTATTATGATTTGTAAAAGGTTCaattagtttcagttttgttcaccTTAAAAATGGCAATTTTCCTCTATGAAAGTACAGTAGGAGTCATGTCTTTTTTGACAGCTGCAGCTGCTCAACCTCGTACAGGTTTCCTAATTAACAGCTCTGTGTCCGAAACACTAACTCTGGCCAGCAGGCCTGTGCGAGTCTTCCCGACTGTGTTGACTTCAagggtaaaaataaatacaattgtcACTTATTCCGACTTGTGCACCGCAGTGGCATTTACGTGCTTAATTTCTACCAACATTAATGTGAAGCTAAGTACTCACTAGCACTAGCTTACAGTTAGCTATGTAGCTGAGGGAATCACCTAGCAATCTGGTTCCTCCGGATATGGTGCAGGAAGCCGTGGCTCATGTCCAAACGACCCCCGGGTTTATATTTTAGCTCATGCACTTCATCGTCCCTTAAAATATCCATATTAACAAGAGGTTCTAACACGGTGACAGTATTTATAAGCTAACGATTACAAAAACTCTCTGCGAACACAGTGCACTGACAAAAGGCTACATAGCTAGTTAATGGTAAATTGCCGTCCAACTGTAACATACGCAGGGTTCACATTTATAGTGGTTAAATGCGTTTTGTTTTTCAAATAATTACGTAAAATGCATGAGAAAATTGCACTGACAGCTCCAGACATGTTGTGAAATCTTAAATATAGATGGTAAAATTAGTGCTAAGTTCTTTTAAACAATGGATAACATGTTTCATGCCCAAATCATTAGTAAAAAGAGTAAATTCCAAACCTAATATAATTGCCACATTTTAATCAGCTGTTGTTGATCTAAATTCACCATTTCTACACCACCCATGATTTTTAGTCGATATCGAAAGAGGCATCGAAACGGCGCTAACGTACACTCCGGGTTAAACTTTGGTCGGCCGTTAGTTTTTTGAGAGCGCAGTGACCACTGAACAGCTCTACAACCACCGCGAGTTTCGACGCACTTGAGGATCGACTCAGTCATCTTTTATCAACACTGTAGAGCCTTTTCTGTTATTCTGACATTAAACGCTGCAAGCCTATAGCCCTGATGGCCTCTCTAAAGCGAGAAAGAGAGGCAGTGGTAGACGACGATGACAACGAAGACGGAGGTAAGTTTGATTACTTTTTACGTATCTCCTACGTCTAGTTAGCAGGTTGCTAGCTAATGATACTGGCAGAGCGTTCGTTTTGTCAGTGTGGCGTGGTGCTGCCGACGGGTGGCTCACGAGTTCTTGCCAAATTTAAGAATGCACCGCCCATCCTTCTATGTCGATGCCCAAATTTATCATCTCTGTTCAACCTAACGCTAGTTTTGCTAGCATGCAAAACATGTCTGCATTTCATTGAGCAGAATCCTGGTTAATTTTATTGCACTGTTACAGTGGCACCCAAAATAGTACGAGGACGTGTAACAGAAGACCGGAGAAGTCGTCATTGTCCCTATCTCGACACCATAAACAGGCAAGATACACTTGAATATACACGACAATTACTGTTGCTAAATGCTACTCATCCCAACGCTCGGCTTCATCCGTGTAATTCAATTCAAGTTTTGTGTGTTCATCCTGCAGGAGTGTGCTAGATTTTGACTTCGAGAAGCTTTGCTCCATCTCACTCTCTCACATCAATGTCTATGCCTGTCTTATATGTGGAAAATACTTTCAAGGTAGGTGAACAACTTGATTAGTACTCCGTTTATTAAACTATTGACTGTCCTTTGACAGTGACGCGTCTTTTGTTTCAGGAAGAGGTCTAAAGTCCCATGCGTACACTCACAGTGTACAATTCACCCATCATGTTTTCCTCAATCTGCACACTCTCAAGTTTTACTGTCTGCCTGACAACTATGAGATCATTGACTCTTCACTAGAAGATATCACAGTGAGTATATGGTCTTACAGACTCAGAACACATCATTATACCAAACACATTAAGTTTAACTTTTCTCACATTAAATACCATCTCGTAAATTAAGCAAATTTAAGTCTTAAACAGATTGTTTTGTGCAGAACTACAAATAAAGACCTAAGATGCATTAATATTAATTGTACTATTTATCTGTGTATTTTGTGGTTGTATTATTTGATTGtcaattattttctttgcagtATGTGCTGAAACCAACTTTCACAAAGCAACACATTGCAGGTCTGGACAAGCAGGGTAAACTGTACAGAGCCTATGATGGTACAACCTACCTGCCAGGTATTGTTGGACTCAACAACATCAAAGCCAATGACTATGCTAATGTTGTCTTACAGGTAAGAATAACTGCCACAAATAATGATCACTTTTTTGATAGCTACAACTTTGAAATGGTTTACAGTTAGTGTTTATCTCCATTTCCAAGGCTTTTTCCAATGTTCCCCCACTTCGAAACTATTTCCTGGAGGAGGAGAACTACAGGGGAATACGCAGGCCACCAGGGGACATCATGTTCCTTTTGGTGCAGAGATTCGGTGAGCTGATGCGCAAACTTTGGAATCCAAGAAACTTCAAAGCCCATGTGTCTCCTCACGAGATGCTGCAGGCTGTGGTTCTGTGCAGTAAGAAGAACTTCCAAATTACCAAGCAGGGTAAGCTTGAGTTGTAATATACAGTTACCGTACTTCCATGCATACCATAGATCACCAAAAgatgttattgttttttctgttctgCAGGAGATGCAGTAGACTTCATGACATGGTTCTTAAATGCTCTGCATGGTGCTCTTGGTgggacaaagaaaaaaacatgtgagtCCAAGAAATCTGGTGGAGTTTGTTTCCCTGTTTTGTAGAAAGTCATATGTGAAAATGAAGATATTCTGATCTCAGTGCATCACAATATTGGATATTCACCAGAGTCGAGGAGAAAATTTTTTGGTGTGAATTAGTGTCAGCTCACAAAatgctgttttgttttaattaaaaaataataataataatgcaattaATCTGTCCTTTTTTGTTCCTGAAATTGTAGCAATCGTTACCAAAGCCTTTCAAGGCTCCATGCGGATCTTCTCCAAGAAACTTCCACACCCGGATTTAGTAAGTTTTCTGATTGtttaataaaatcattaaaatcaTCTGGAATATGAACACATTTAAGAACTGTACACATTGTTATAAGATACTCTTCCTCCTGAGTTCATTGCTGTCCAACTTAAAGTCTAaatgaaaagtgttttttttttttttttggcacactaTCATATGTTGAAGTCTTCTCTGATGTTGCTGATTTTGAAGTATAGAGGAACTGTAATTTAAAACGGCCAATCCTCACCATTAGGGACCGTATAAGTAAATGAAAGTGAATGAAATGCCTCTGTTGATCAGGTaggaaggaaaagaaagagacagaaaggaaAAATGACTAAAAGAACA encodes:
- the usp39 gene encoding ubiquitin carboxyl-terminal hydrolase 39, with the protein product MASLKREREAVVDDDDNEDGVAPKIVRGRVTEDRRSRHCPYLDTINRSVLDFDFEKLCSISLSHINVYACLICGKYFQGRGLKSHAYTHSVQFTHHVFLNLHTLKFYCLPDNYEIIDSSLEDITYVLKPTFTKQHIAGLDKQGKLYRAYDGTTYLPGIVGLNNIKANDYANVVLQAFSNVPPLRNYFLEEENYRGIRRPPGDIMFLLVQRFGELMRKLWNPRNFKAHVSPHEMLQAVVLCSKKNFQITKQGDAVDFMTWFLNALHGALGGTKKKTSIVTKAFQGSMRIFSKKLPHPDLLPEEKEALLLTEEYQEQMSESTFLFLTLDLPTAPLYKDEKEQLIIPQVPLFNILGKFNGNTEKEYKTYKENFLKRFQLTKLPPYLIFCIKRFTKNNFFVEKNPTIVNFPITNVDLREYLTEEAQATEKNTTYDLVANIVHDGKPSEGAYRIHVLHHGTGKWYEMQDLQVTDILPQMITLSEAYIQIWKRQESDDDTNNHTGA
- the c9h2orf68 gene encoding UPF0561 protein C2orf68 homolog, which encodes MDILRDDEVHELKYKPGGRLDMSHGFLHHIRRNQIARDDYDKEVKQAKELQRRRHTTVPRRPRRPDIQVYHPRRKYGSKSGASAEAEDWNESGSSTETETPGTELFWLDYQADSGTITSFLVHKEDKPEKVVERVAEKNILDSAMRAVLEARIQKEMDKRRDKR